The following coding sequences lie in one Cucurbita pepo subsp. pepo cultivar mu-cu-16 chromosome LG13, ASM280686v2, whole genome shotgun sequence genomic window:
- the LOC111809290 gene encoding protein IQ-DOMAIN 1, which produces MGKKGGWFSAVKKAFATESKEKKEQKTNKSKKRWFGKPKKLETAPLDVSVLPIEEVKLVDAENEQSKHAYSVAIATAVAAEAAVAAAQAAAEVVRLTTITRYSGKSKEEIAAIKIQTTFRGYMARRALRALRGLVRLKSLIQGQSVKRQATTTLRCMQTLARVQSQVRGRRIRMSEENQALQRQLQQKHERELHRLTASANNEWNDSTKSKQQIEARQVYRQEAATRRERALAYAYSHQNSGKNSSKSANPTFMDPNNPHWGWSWLERWMAARPWEAKSTADCHDRGSVKSAISHATSIGDISKSYSRRDLNLDIKPFPRTPTSQKTSRAPSRQSPATPTKAHSSLSAGRKLKPDSPRGFGWSGDADSRSALSVKSERYRRHSIAGSSVRDDESFTSSPSVPSYMASTEAARARSRLSSPMGTENTAATPDKAPASGGVKKRLSFPASPAISRRHSGPPKVDTNPIERDFTGESR; this is translated from the exons ATGGGGAAGAAAGGGGGATGGTTTTCTGCTGTGAAGAAGGCATTTGCTACTGAAtctaaggaaaagaaagagcaG AAAACCAACAAATCCAAGAAGAGATGGTTTGGGAAGCCAAAGAAATTGGAGACAGCTCCATTGGATGTGTCTGTTCTTCCTATTGAAGAGGTGAAGCTAGTTGATGCAGAGAATGAACAGAGCAAACATGCTTATTCTGTTGCCATTGCCACTGCAGTTGCCGCCGAGGCCGCCGTCGCAGCCGCTCAGGCTGCGGCGGAGGTCGTTCGGCTCACTACCATCACTAGGTACTCCGGGAAATCAAAGGAAGAAATAGCAGCCATCAAGATCCAGACTACATTCCGTGGCTATATG GCAAGGAGGGCGCTGCGGGCATTAAGAGGGTTGGTGAGGCTGAAGTCATTGATCCAAGGCCAGTCTGTTAAGAGACAAGCAACCACCACATTAAGATGCATGCAGACGCTTGCTCGTGTGCAGTCACAGGTGCGTGGAAGAAGAATTAGAATGTCAGAGGAGAATCAGGCTCTCCAGAGGCAGCTccaacaaaaacatgaaagagAGCTTCACAGATTAACTGCTTCT GCAAACAATGAATGGAATGACAGTACCAAATCAAAGCAGCAAATTGAAGCCAGACAAGTTTACAGGCAAGAAGCAGCAACAAGAAGAGAAAGGGCATTGGCGTATGCTTACTCTCATCAG AATTCAGGCAAGAATTCTTCCAAATCTGCAAACCCTACATTCATGGATCCGAACAATCCCCATTGGGGCTGGAGTTGGTTGGAACGATGGATGGCCGCTCGTCCATGGGAGGCTAAGAGCACCGCCGATTGTCACGATCGCGGCTCTGTCAAGAGCGCGATCAGCCATGCAACCTCGATCGGAGACATTTCCAAATCGTACTCCCGTCGCGATCTCAATCTCGACATCAAGCCATTTCCAAGGACTCCGACGAGCCAGAAAACAAGCCGAGCTCCAAGTCGCCAATCGCCGGCAACTCCTACGAAGGCGCATTCGTCGCTATCTGCAGGGAGAAAATTGAAGCCGGATAGTCCAAGAGGATTCGGCTGGAGTGGAGACGCCGATTCCCGAAGCGCATTGAGCGTCAAATCGGAGCGGTACCGGCGCCACAGCATCGCCGGATCATCAGTGAGGGACGATGAAAGCTTCACGAGTTCGCCATCAGTTCCAAGCTACATGGCGTCCACAGAAGCAGCCAGGGCAAGGTCCCGGTTGTCGAGTCCAATGGGAACGGAGAATACGGCAGCGACTCCAGATAAGGCACCAGCAAGTGGCGGCGTAAAGAAACGGCTCTCGTTCCCCGCCTCGCCGGCGATCTCGAGGAGGCACTCTGGTCCGCCGAAAGTAGACACTAACCCGATCGAGAGAGATTTCACCGGCGAGAGCCGATAG